Proteins from one Dysgonomonas sp. HDW5A genomic window:
- a CDS encoding phosphoribosyltransferase family protein — protein MISEQNYKGTITHFSGFLIDNENEFGFSAVDYSKFKYGAINIAREFGYLLADRFIENCFKDHYNGKQIVVLPSAYSYIPTASFFMKVFFVEKLNLFLYKNGYPIVQETKINRTVTYREDYGEMSAQDRYNLISGDSFHVDKAYVEDKQLLFLDDIKITGTHERIIIKMLNDAQISNDCYMLYFAELINSNISPKFENYLNNYFVKDLEKVNDIIKNENFIFNTRVVKYILNADPAEFKAFISNQTTDFKRDILFQAIGNEYFKFENYLENIDMLMKLT, from the coding sequence ATGATATCAGAACAAAATTATAAAGGTACTATCACCCACTTTAGTGGCTTTCTTATTGATAACGAAAATGAGTTTGGATTCTCAGCAGTCGATTACTCTAAATTCAAATACGGAGCAATTAATATTGCAAGAGAATTCGGGTATCTTCTTGCTGATCGTTTCATTGAAAATTGCTTCAAAGATCATTATAACGGAAAACAGATTGTTGTACTGCCTAGTGCATACTCATACATTCCTACTGCTTCATTCTTTATGAAAGTATTTTTCGTTGAAAAACTCAATTTATTTTTATATAAAAATGGATATCCTATTGTTCAGGAGACTAAAATAAACAGGACTGTTACCTATCGTGAAGATTATGGCGAGATGTCGGCACAAGATCGGTACAACCTAATCAGTGGAGATAGTTTTCATGTAGATAAAGCCTATGTCGAAGATAAGCAGTTATTGTTTCTGGATGATATAAAAATAACCGGGACACATGAACGAATTATCATTAAAATGCTCAATGATGCACAGATCAGTAATGATTGTTACATGTTATATTTTGCAGAACTAATAAATTCGAATATTTCTCCAAAATTCGAAAACTATTTGAACAACTATTTTGTTAAAGATTTGGAGAAAGTGAACGACATCATCAAAAATGAAAATTTCATTTTCAACACCAGAGTTGTTAAATACATATTAAATGCAGATCCAGCGGAATTCAAAGCATTCATTAGCAATCAAACGACTGATTTCAAAAGAGATATACTCTTTCAGGCGATAGGTAATGAATATTTTAAATTTGAAAACTACTTGGAGAATATTGATATGTTAATGAAGCTCACCTAA
- a CDS encoding HU family DNA-binding protein, which produces MMDESKLCDNIRNSLKAKGIDLSERDISNLYASTMSNMYTILDEGKTIDISDFGSFWRKKTEPASVTFFKPIERLLERINTRKK; this is translated from the coding sequence ATGATGGACGAATCCAAATTGTGTGATAATATTAGAAATAGCTTAAAAGCAAAGGGAATAGATCTCTCTGAGAGGGATATCAGTAATCTCTATGCTTCGACCATGTCAAATATGTATACCATACTTGACGAGGGTAAGACTATAGACATTTCTGATTTCGGCTCATTTTGGAGAAAAAAAACAGAACCGGCATCGGTTACTTTTTTTAAACCTATAGAGAGGCTTCTTGAGCGTATAAATACCAGAAAGAAATGA
- the hisS gene encoding histidine--tRNA ligase, producing the protein MQKPSIVKGTRDFSPEEMAKRNYIFDTIREVYKLFGYKQIETPAMESLSTLMGKYGEEGDKLLFKILNSGDYLSNITDDELAEKNSSRLTTKISEKGLRYDLTVPFARYVVMHRNEITFPFKRYQIQPVWRADRPQKGRYREFFQCDADVVGSDSLINEVELLQIIDEVFRRLKIRVCIKLNNRKILSGIAEIIGEPEKIVDITVAIDKLDKIGLEKVNEELQSKGIPAEAIEKLQPIILLEGDNTSKLETLKESLSGSEIGLKGVEEIEFILNKAKLLNIASEVELDLTLARGLNYYTGAIIEVKALDVQIGSITGGGRYDNLTGIFGLPNVSGVGISFGADRIFDVLNQLELYPEDSTQGTKVLFVNFGSAEEDYILPIISQLRGRGISAEIYPEAAKMKKQMSYADSNKIPYVIIVGEDEMRERKVTLRNMQSGDQQLLTVEECLKLDL; encoded by the coding sequence ATGCAAAAACCTTCGATAGTTAAAGGAACACGAGACTTCTCGCCAGAGGAAATGGCAAAAAGAAACTATATCTTCGATACAATCAGAGAAGTATATAAATTGTTTGGTTACAAACAAATTGAGACTCCGGCAATGGAGAGTTTATCGACTCTGATGGGTAAATACGGAGAAGAGGGTGATAAACTATTATTCAAGATCCTTAATTCGGGCGATTATCTTTCGAATATAACGGATGATGAATTGGCAGAGAAAAACTCGAGCCGCCTGACAACAAAAATATCGGAAAAGGGCTTACGCTACGATCTTACTGTGCCTTTTGCCCGCTATGTGGTAATGCACCGCAATGAGATCACTTTCCCGTTCAAACGTTATCAAATACAGCCGGTATGGCGTGCCGATCGTCCTCAGAAAGGACGTTATCGTGAATTCTTTCAATGTGATGCCGATGTGGTAGGCTCCGACTCATTAATCAATGAAGTTGAATTGCTTCAAATTATCGATGAGGTTTTCAGACGTTTGAAAATAAGGGTTTGCATCAAGCTTAATAACCGCAAGATATTATCGGGTATAGCCGAAATAATAGGTGAGCCCGAAAAGATTGTGGATATCACAGTAGCTATCGATAAGCTTGATAAGATAGGCTTGGAGAAAGTAAATGAAGAATTGCAATCGAAAGGTATACCTGCTGAGGCTATCGAAAAGCTTCAACCTATTATTCTTCTTGAGGGTGATAATACCTCTAAATTGGAAACTCTAAAGGAAAGTCTTTCGGGTTCTGAAATAGGCCTTAAGGGAGTTGAAGAGATAGAGTTTATATTGAATAAGGCAAAACTGCTGAATATTGCTTCGGAAGTGGAGTTGGATCTGACTTTAGCCAGAGGCCTTAATTATTACACAGGTGCAATTATTGAGGTGAAGGCTTTAGATGTGCAGATAGGTAGTATTACGGGCGGTGGACGTTATGATAACCTGACAGGTATCTTTGGTCTTCCCAATGTTTCGGGTGTGGGTATCTCTTTTGGTGCAGACCGAATCTTTGATGTTCTCAATCAATTGGAACTATATCCCGAGGATTCTACGCAGGGGACTAAGGTTCTATTCGTGAATTTTGGAAGTGCAGAGGAGGATTATATATTACCCATCATAAGTCAGCTTAGAGGACGAGGTATTTCGGCTGAGATTTATCCTGAAGCTGCTAAAATGAAGAAGCAGATGTCTTATGCTGACTCTAATAAAATTCCTTATGTTATTATCGTGGGAGAAGATGAGATGAGAGAGCGTAAAGTCACTCTTAGGAATATGCAATCGGGTGATCAGCAATTACTTACTGTCGAAGAGTGTCTTAAATTGGATCTGTAA
- a CDS encoding DMT family transporter produces the protein MKLSETSKGYMATVAITLIIGFSFLFVKISLAHAHPLDALAHRFGIAFLALLPIAIWGRNKLSLKKEDLSWGLFMALLYPTLTFGLQIWALSYISSAEAGLIHAVFPLMTMAIAALVLKEKISLIQSLFAMLSVFGVVFIPIMLGAGSDGSVLGYILMLISSLALSSYGVFARKLRERFTPFPLAFFCIALGALFFNLLAAGKYIYSESESSFLKPLLSLEYVVTILYLGVLSSSLTLILSNYSYARVEASKLGIFANFVPVVAIFAGVTILGDSITWIHIVSSILIFIGVLGVNWFKKK, from the coding sequence ATGAAACTATCAGAAACTTCAAAAGGATACATGGCAACAGTTGCTATCACCCTTATAATCGGATTCTCATTTCTATTCGTGAAAATATCATTGGCACACGCACATCCTTTGGATGCTTTGGCTCATCGATTTGGTATTGCGTTTTTAGCCTTGCTGCCAATAGCAATTTGGGGAAGAAATAAATTGTCGCTAAAAAAAGAAGACCTTTCGTGGGGTCTTTTTATGGCGTTGCTTTATCCTACACTTACATTCGGATTACAAATATGGGCATTGAGTTATATTAGCTCTGCCGAAGCCGGATTAATACATGCCGTATTCCCGTTGATGACTATGGCTATTGCCGCTCTTGTTTTAAAAGAAAAAATATCGCTCATACAGTCTCTCTTTGCCATGTTATCAGTCTTTGGCGTTGTATTCATACCCATTATGCTCGGGGCTGGATCTGACGGATCGGTGTTAGGCTATATATTGATGTTGATTTCCAGCTTGGCATTGTCTTCATACGGTGTCTTTGCCCGAAAGCTTCGGGAGCGCTTTACCCCGTTTCCGTTAGCATTTTTCTGTATTGCTTTGGGGGCTTTGTTTTTCAATTTGTTAGCTGCCGGGAAATATATATATTCCGAATCTGAAAGTAGCTTTTTGAAACCATTATTGTCACTCGAATACGTGGTCACTATCTTGTATCTTGGAGTTTTGTCATCTTCCCTTACATTGATACTCAGCAATTATTCGTATGCCCGTGTAGAAGCTTCAAAGTTAGGTATATTCGCAAACTTCGTGCCTGTTGTCGCCATATTTGCGGGAGTCACCATTCTTGGCGACTCAATCACTTGGATACATATTGTCAGTTCTATACTTATCTTTATAGGTGTACTTGGTGTTAATTGGTTTAAAAAGAAATAA
- a CDS encoding DoxX family protein, whose amino-acid sequence MNNSFIKPVYFIARFLVAITFLVAGIHKVVAWDGPAMWMASKGLPMVDVLLAIATFLELAGAVLLIINLKTKWVSVILAGFMLALTFMMHNFWTMEGMMFQTSFLDFIQNTAIVGGLLAMALLASKMEMPEEASK is encoded by the coding sequence ATGAATAATTCATTTATAAAACCGGTTTATTTTATAGCAAGATTTCTCGTTGCCATAACATTTTTAGTAGCAGGTATTCACAAAGTTGTAGCATGGGATGGGCCTGCAATGTGGATGGCATCCAAAGGGTTGCCAATGGTAGATGTTTTATTGGCAATCGCAACTTTTCTGGAACTGGCAGGTGCAGTGCTGTTAATTATAAATTTAAAGACTAAATGGGTATCTGTAATTTTGGCGGGTTTTATGTTGGCACTAACTTTTATGATGCACAATTTTTGGACAATGGAAGGGATGATGTTCCAAACCTCATTTCTAGACTTTATTCAAAATACAGCTATTGTAGGCGGATTATTGGCTATGGCTTTGCTTGCTTCCAAAATGGAGATGCCGGAGGAAGCGTCTAAATAA
- a CDS encoding AraC family transcriptional regulator — MKYYVKNMVCDRCKMVVKQEIEKLGLQVLSVSLGEIELIEDLNSEQKQHVKEVLETLGFSLIDDKKSRLIEQVKTILIELVHHDNSELKINLSDYLSDRLHLDYNYISNLYSEVEGTTIEKYYIAQKIERVKELIVYDELTLSEIAFKLNYSSVAHLSSQFKKTTGLTPSYFKNIKAEKRKPLDKV, encoded by the coding sequence ATGAAATATTACGTAAAAAACATGGTCTGCGACCGTTGTAAGATGGTGGTTAAACAGGAAATCGAAAAACTCGGTTTGCAAGTATTATCTGTATCCCTAGGAGAGATTGAATTGATTGAAGATTTAAACTCCGAGCAAAAACAGCACGTAAAAGAAGTTTTAGAGACTTTAGGTTTTTCATTAATTGACGACAAAAAAAGCCGGCTGATAGAACAAGTAAAGACTATACTCATAGAACTGGTACATCATGATAACAGTGAGTTGAAAATAAATTTATCCGATTATCTGAGCGACCGCCTGCACCTCGATTATAATTATATAAGCAATCTGTATTCGGAGGTAGAGGGTACGACTATCGAAAAATACTATATAGCCCAAAAGATAGAGAGGGTAAAAGAATTAATCGTTTACGATGAACTCACTTTAAGTGAAATAGCTTTTAAACTAAACTACTCGAGCGTAGCTCATCTTAGTAGCCAGTTTAAGAAAACAACGGGACTGACTCCGTCTTACTTCAAAAACATTAAAGCTGAGAAACGTAAACCTTTGGATAAGGTGTAA
- a CDS encoding NAD(P)H-binding protein, whose translation MNRNNKTAILLGASGLIGSFLLDILLNSEEYSSVVIFVRKEISRNHPKLIQHIIDFDKPDSYVGLVKGDDLFCCLGTTIKQAKTREAFRKVDYNYPVKFAATAKENGVKQYLMVTSIGANAGSSVFYLKTKGECEDSVRGINIPSTSVFRPSSLLGKRKDVRPMEKVGEVVMKLFSFCLVGKLKKYKPIQARRVAQAMYTVAQAATEGFHIYESDKIHSL comes from the coding sequence ATGAACAGAAATAATAAAACTGCTATATTGTTAGGAGCTTCCGGATTGATCGGAAGCTTCTTACTTGATATTTTACTCAATAGTGAAGAATATAGCTCTGTCGTTATTTTTGTTCGTAAAGAAATATCCCGAAATCATCCTAAGCTGATTCAGCATATTATTGACTTTGACAAACCTGATAGCTATGTCGGTTTGGTAAAGGGCGATGATTTGTTTTGCTGTTTGGGTACTACCATTAAACAGGCTAAGACGCGTGAAGCTTTCAGAAAGGTAGATTACAATTACCCCGTGAAATTTGCTGCGACAGCAAAAGAAAACGGAGTTAAGCAATATTTAATGGTTACTTCGATAGGGGCTAATGCCGGCTCGTCTGTTTTCTATCTGAAAACGAAGGGCGAATGCGAAGATTCGGTGCGAGGAATAAATATACCATCTACGTCAGTTTTTCGTCCGTCTTCTCTTTTGGGCAAACGTAAAGATGTACGACCTATGGAGAAAGTGGGGGAAGTGGTGATGAAACTTTTCTCGTTCTGCTTAGTCGGAAAACTAAAAAAATACAAACCTATACAAGCTCGCCGGGTGGCACAAGCCATGTATACTGTAGCTCAGGCTGCAACCGAAGGATTCCATATCTACGAGTCCGACAAAATCCACTCCTTATAA
- a CDS encoding NAD(P)-dependent oxidoreductase translates to MDKDIDREQVIGLAELHAGYTLKEAIDEAKRCLNCKNPLCVQGCPIEHKIPEWIHQLSKGNIGGAMELINEKSNLPAICGRVCPHEKQCEGHCILNKKGNPVKVGKLERFIADFDSEMGLSKERLKAKTRGKVAVIGSGPAGLTVAGDLARDGFNVVVFEGQKEPGGVLLYGIPEYRLPNEITRREVKKIEALGVNFRNNCTVGEDITVDAMFEEGFDAVFIGSGTAVPQSVNIEGSNLFGVSQSAYFLRMVSLFASGDINRQEVPLRKGDKVAIIGAGNVAMDAARTALRMGAESVTIVYRRKEEDMPALRSEFMEAKAEGVQFLLEASTKEFVGKEVKGNRILSGLKVDTAEGEITLPVDRIFMAVGSKPANKIVSTSLGIDVDERGYITTKEHPYGMTSRRGVFAGGDVVHTPQTVVLAMREAKRVASGISQYVDAVKLLGV, encoded by the coding sequence GTGGATAAAGATATTGACAGAGAACAAGTTATAGGCTTAGCTGAATTACATGCCGGCTATACATTGAAAGAGGCTATTGACGAAGCCAAGCGATGCTTAAATTGCAAGAATCCGTTGTGTGTGCAAGGTTGCCCGATAGAACATAAAATTCCCGAATGGATACATCAGTTATCTAAAGGAAATATCGGAGGGGCAATGGAGCTGATAAATGAGAAGAGTAACCTGCCTGCAATATGTGGCAGGGTATGTCCTCACGAAAAACAATGTGAGGGTCATTGCATTCTCAACAAGAAAGGCAATCCGGTGAAGGTTGGTAAACTGGAACGGTTTATTGCCGATTTTGACAGTGAGATGGGATTGTCGAAAGAACGTCTTAAAGCTAAAACCAGAGGCAAGGTGGCTGTTATCGGCTCGGGTCCTGCGGGTCTTACCGTAGCAGGCGATTTGGCGAGAGATGGTTTTAATGTTGTTGTTTTTGAAGGACAAAAAGAACCCGGAGGAGTGTTGTTATATGGTATTCCCGAATACAGGTTGCCTAACGAGATAACACGCCGTGAGGTTAAAAAAATAGAAGCTCTTGGTGTTAATTTTCGAAACAATTGCACCGTTGGCGAAGATATTACGGTAGATGCCATGTTCGAAGAAGGTTTTGATGCCGTTTTTATCGGTTCGGGTACAGCCGTACCTCAATCGGTGAATATCGAAGGAAGCAACCTTTTCGGAGTTTCGCAATCAGCCTACTTTTTGAGGATGGTGAGTTTATTTGCCAGTGGAGATATCAACCGTCAGGAGGTTCCTTTACGGAAAGGCGATAAAGTTGCTATTATCGGAGCCGGAAACGTAGCCATGGATGCCGCCCGTACAGCTTTGCGAATGGGAGCTGAGAGTGTTACTATTGTTTATCGCAGAAAAGAGGAAGATATGCCTGCTTTACGCTCCGAATTCATGGAGGCAAAAGCCGAGGGCGTTCAGTTCTTGCTGGAAGCGAGTACCAAAGAATTTGTAGGAAAAGAGGTGAAAGGTAACCGCATATTATCGGGCTTGAAGGTGGATACTGCCGAGGGTGAAATAACTCTGCCCGTAGACCGGATATTTATGGCGGTAGGTTCTAAGCCTGCAAATAAAATTGTATCTACTTCTTTGGGTATTGACGTGGATGAGCGTGGATACATTACAACCAAAGAGCATCCTTACGGAATGACATCTCGCAGAGGTGTATTTGCTGGCGGTGATGTGGTTCATACACCTCAAACGGTAGTATTGGCAATGCGCGAAGCAAAACGTGTGGCTTCGGGTATATCGCAATATGTAGATGCCGTAAAATTATTAGGGGTATAA
- a CDS encoding peptidylprolyl isomerase translates to MNSQEKDTLVVVETTFGNIKLKLYNDTPLHKANFLKLINDSAYKDLLFHRVIKDFMIQGGDPQSRVAADGSNLGGGDLDYTVPAEFRIPKYFHKKGALAAARTGDDVNPNRESSAIQFYIVTGKKYSDKELNKIEQQRQEKMVQKRFNELQLEYKSAIKDFYSSGDRDSLAELRQRLYAEAQEESKTDVANVFSPEQRDAYKAIGGAPSLDGGYTVFGEVIEGFDVIEKIEKAKTNAQDRPVENIKMDVKIVTE, encoded by the coding sequence ATTAATTCACAAGAAAAAGATACTCTGGTAGTAGTCGAAACAACATTCGGTAATATTAAACTGAAACTGTATAATGACACGCCTTTGCATAAAGCCAATTTTTTGAAACTAATCAATGACAGTGCTTATAAAGACCTGTTGTTTCACCGTGTTATCAAAGATTTTATGATTCAGGGAGGCGATCCTCAATCGCGAGTTGCAGCCGATGGTTCGAATTTGGGAGGAGGCGACTTGGATTATACCGTGCCTGCTGAATTTAGAATACCTAAATATTTTCATAAAAAAGGCGCTTTAGCTGCTGCACGTACAGGAGATGATGTAAATCCGAATAGAGAATCGTCTGCCATTCAGTTTTATATTGTTACAGGAAAAAAATATTCGGATAAAGAACTGAATAAGATTGAGCAGCAACGTCAGGAGAAAATGGTTCAAAAGAGATTTAATGAACTTCAGTTAGAATATAAAAGTGCGATCAAAGATTTTTATAGCAGTGGAGACCGTGACTCTTTGGCCGAATTGAGACAGCGATTGTATGCTGAGGCTCAGGAGGAATCTAAAACAGATGTGGCAAATGTATTTTCGCCAGAACAACGTGACGCTTATAAAGCCATAGGTGGTGCGCCTAGTTTAGATGGAGGCTATACTGTATTCGGAGAAGTTATTGAGGGATTTGATGTAATCGAAAAAATAGAGAAGGCAAAAACAAATGCCCAAGATCGTCCTGTTGAGAATATCAAGATGGATGTAAAGATCGTTACTGAATAA
- a CDS encoding DUF937 domain-containing protein, producing the protein MLEGIIDLVKEQVVPAIANNENIPADKRSAVVETTTSTVVEGLKEYFTPDNISSITSMFSGESGGGNIVSSLQSSVVNALSEKLGLNKDIANSIASAVIPAIMSLFSQKANDPNDEGFTVESLIGALGGKSSGGLLGMLGGLFGNK; encoded by the coding sequence ATGCTAGAAGGAATTATAGATTTAGTAAAAGAGCAGGTAGTGCCTGCTATTGCTAATAATGAAAATATTCCCGCAGACAAAAGATCTGCGGTTGTTGAAACCACTACCTCTACTGTTGTTGAAGGATTAAAAGAATACTTTACTCCTGATAATATATCTTCAATAACTAGTATGTTTTCCGGAGAATCGGGTGGTGGCAATATTGTGAGTAGTCTGCAAAGTTCTGTTGTAAATGCATTAAGTGAGAAATTGGGATTAAATAAAGATATAGCCAATAGTATTGCTTCGGCAGTGATTCCTGCTATAATGAGTTTATTTTCTCAAAAAGCAAACGATCCCAACGATGAAGGATTTACTGTAGAATCGCTTATCGGAGCTCTTGGAGGAAAAAGTAGTGGTGGCCTTTTAGGAATGCTTGGAGGATTATTCGGTAATAAATAG